Part of the Gracilimonas sp. genome, TTTCCATTCACCGGGTTATTATCGCTGCTGCACGACACCAGCACGGAACCGGTCAGGGCCGTAATCATAAATATTTTCAGAAGATCTTTGAAGTCCATAAGTATTGATAATTTTGAATTTTTTGATTTCAGTTGAAGTTCAACCGGTTCAAAACTATCTATCGCACATTATGGACAAGTAACTTCAATGTTATGAAATTGAGAACGATTGCCGGGATGGGACTTCAAAATTTTCGGGCTTGGGTGATGGGCTAAAAGCCCCTATCTTCCTGTTGACCGGCGAGTTTATTCCGCTCTTTTTAATTATAAAATCGTTGCAATAACATTCGATTCTGAAAGATAAGATATTTATCTTTGGCGCCTCACTTCGCTAACCAAGTGAACAGATTACAACACGGGCCCGTAGCTCAGTTGGTTAGAGCAGTCGACTCATAATCGATTGGTCGCAAGTTCAAGTCTTGCCGGGCCCACAATTATTGAGAGGGTGTAAAAACCCCCTCAATTCCCTTCTAAGCCAAAAAAAAGCCTAATTACTTACACTAAGTAAGCGAACGCAAAGGAACGAAAGTGTACACTTTCATACCCCTACATTCCCAACTACTATGTACACTACTATGTACAATTTTGGAATGGTCGTTTGCAAAGGCTGCTGAATTAAGAATTCGCTTACCGAACTTTAATTCAGAAGGCAACTACTATGGCATTTCTAATCAAACGCGGTAAATACTACTATGTGAACTTTTACTCTGAAGACCTGGGTAAAAAGAATGTTCGGAAATCATTGGGCACCAGGCACAAGGATGTTGCTCAAAAAATGGTAACTGAACTCGAAAAACTGGAATCGTTAGGCAAGATCAATCCCTTTTCGAAAGGATTCAATCCTAAGAAGGTTTTACAAAGAAACACCAGTAATGAAACCACTGATTGTAACACGGTTAGTGAATCCATTGAATTATTCTACAAATCAAAAAACCATCTCTCCCCGGCAACCATTGGAGCCTACCAGCGAGCTTTAGGTCATTTTGTAGAATTAAATGAGTTATCAGATGTGCATCCAACAAATGTACTGAGCTATCATTTTGAGAATGTGATCTTCAAAAAGAGCATTACTTCTGCTACAAGGCACTATTACTTTCGACATTTCCGGTCTTGGTGGAAGTTTCTGCTGAAAAAGAACATTGTGGAGAAGGATTACTTTCCTGAGATTAAAAAGGATTTGCCAAGAATTAGAGAAAATACCCGACCCAAAATGATTTCTGAGGAAGAACTTGGAATTCTTTTTAAGAAATTCGATGATGAGTTAGCCAGAAAGAAAGACTTACCTGAATTCGATCCTAATTTAGTCCAACACTGGTTCAAACCGATCGTAGCATTGTATTTCTATGGTGGTCTCCGAAAACATGAGGCGGCTTATGACCCTGAGCTTTCGTACTCAGGACTAAAAGGTGAAAACCTGATCTATGAAAGTAAAGAGCTTAGCTACATTTCACTACCACCCACCAAAGGTAGAAAAGAACGGTTAATTCCTATCATTAATGAATTGAAGAAAGAACTGGAGGTGTATTTAAAAGTTCGTGCTAAGATTAGTCCAAGTGATTATGTGTTTATTTACACGGGTGGAAATACAAAAGGTCAACCAGTTCGTGGAATGAGAGTGTATAGGGAATTTAAACGCTACTGTAAGGAAGCCGGTATTCCAACTTCTCGTACTTTACATGGAATGAGACACCAAGCTGTAACTACTTGGATTGAGAAAGGATTTCACACGGCTGAAGCGAGTTATATGGCTGGACATTCGAGCCAGAAAGTAACGGAAAAATACACCCATTTGACTGTGAAAAGACTTAAGGATAAAATGAAAGCTCTCTCCTGATTTATAAATTTATATGAGATTAAAACAATTTTATCAATTTTTAATTTGACTCTGTACCATACTCCAGGTCTTATATTGGTATTGAATTATGTTTCGAATAAAAAGAGGAAATATCATGCCATTTAAGAAAGGAGATGTTTATAAATGTCCAGATGAAAATTGTGGATGCGAGGTAACAGTAACTAAAGGAGCACCACCCAGTTGTGGTGGTAACCAAAACCCAACGTGCTGTTGTGGTAAAATTATGGAAAAGAAAGAATAACAATTAGTAATTAATGAGCCGGGTATTATGCCCGGCTTTTCTTAATAATTGATTGGTTTGTTAAACGTATAATAGAAGTCAGTGAAATGATGAGAGAAAACCAGAATGAAAAGTATCAAGACATCACCACTTTCAAAATTGGTGAAGTAGCTCGCCGTGCAAAAGTTAATAAAGAAACCGTCCGTTATTACGAAAAACGCAGTCTTATTCCCACACCTGACCGAAGACGATCAGGATATCGCATATTTACCCAACGGCATATCGACCAGATCAAATTTATCAAGCGTGCACAAGAGCTGGGATTCACGCTAAGCGAAATCAAGGAATTGCTGGAGCTACGAATTGATGAGGACACTACTTGCTCAGAGATCAAAAGTGAAGCGCAAGAAAAATACCAAGATGTGGTGGAAAAGATCGAAGACCTACAACGAATAAAGAATACCCTGGTAGATTTAATTGATTCTTGTGCTGGGGAAGGACCTAAAGGAGACTGTCCTATTTTAAAGGCTCTTGAAGGCGAAAATAAAAACATCCTTGGCAATAAGTGAATTTTTGAAAGTGTTGATTAGATATAGATTTATAACATAATTCGTTTACGATACTTTTGAGATAAGACAATAAACTTCGTTTAAAATTGGGTTTAGACTCATAATTAGTTCAACAGAATATTTGAAATTTGTCTAATTATGGATTTTGTTTATCGAATTATGTTCCATCTTTCATGGATAGAATTAATTACATATACTTGAAACGTGAAAATTTCTTTAACATATCGCTTTATTGCATCGGTGCTCAGTCTGAGTATCCTGATTGGGGTTTCGGTTCCAACCGGACTTCATGCTATGTCAAATGAACTATGTGAAGAGTTGCAGGAAATGGGAATCCATATGCAGGCTCAAAGTGAACATGCTGAAGATTGCCCAATGACTGTTGAGTTTGCCGAAGTACCGGAACACCAACATCATACTGAAACCAATGAAGATCAAGACCTTGGTATTGTTTGTGCCTGCTCTGTTGACGAATTATCAGTTAAGACCGAAGCTCCTTTATTTCAAAAAGTGAAAGTCAAGGTTCTGGCTGTTGTCCAGATAATTGCGGAAGTTCACACAAACCAAACTGAATCCGACTATCACCACGCTATTCAAACTTCGGATTCCTATTCACCACCCCCCATCTTTTTAGCCAACGAGTCCTTTCTGATTTAGGGATCGGTATATCTTTTCTCCCCTAAAGTCATTCCTGTAACGCCAGGAACCTTGATTCTTGTACTATCTATCTATTGTAAAAAATAGGCTTCAAGGTCTCAGATATCTATCGAGAGATGATCACCTTTTTAATTGTACCGATTCATCAATAATAAACTCATGCTAAATAAAACCATCCGGTTTTTCCTGGAAAATAAACTTGTAGCTGTACTATTCTTGCTAGTCTTAGTAGGCTGGGGACTTGCAGTAGCTCCCTTTAATTGGAATCTTGACTTTCTTCCTCGGGATCGTGTTCCTGTGGATGCTATTCCAAACCTTGGGGAGAACCAACAGATCGTGTATACCGATTGGGAAGGTCAATCTCCTCAGGATATAGAAGATCAGGTCACCTATCCTCTGACTACTCAATTACTGACTGTGCCTGGCATCAAAACCGTTCGAAGTAATTCGATGACCGGTCTTTCCATCATTTACATCATTTTCGAAGAGGATGTGGATTATTATTGGAGTCGCTCCCGCATCCTTGAAAAACTAAACTCACTTCCGGCAGGCACTATTCCTCAAACTGCAAAGCCCGCCCTTGGTCCTGATGCTACCGGACTGGGGCAGATATTTTGGTACACGCTGGAAGGCAGGGATCAAAGTGGAGAGCCCGCAGGTGGCTGGGACCCTCAAGAGTTACGGTCCATACAAGACTTTTATGTGAAATACGGACTATCAGGAGCTCAAGGTGTGGCAGAAGTTGCTTCCATTGGAGGGTATGTAAAAGAGTACCAGATTGACATCGACCCAAACAAACTAAAAACGTATGGGGTTACTCTGCCTGAAGTGATCGATGCAGTACGAAAAACCAATGCTGAGACCGGTGCCCGAACTATTGAGATGAATAACGTGGAATACCTGGTTCGGGGAATTGGGTACATAGAAAACCTGGAAGATTTGGAATCTGCTGTGGTTAAAGTAGTGGATAATACGCCCATTCGAATTCAGGATGTTGCCTTCGTAAGTATGGGGCCTGCTCCACGAAGAGGTGTGCTGGATAAGGCTGGAGCAGAAGCCGTTGGTGGAGTAGTCGTAGCCCGGCAAGGTGCCAATCCCCAGCAGGTAATTGATAATATAAAAGCACAGATCAAAGAGATTTCTGCCGGCCTGCCTGTAAAAACCCTTGAAGACGGAACCGAATCTCAAGTCACCATTGTACCATTTTATGATCGCTCTACGCTGATCTCTGAAACCTTGGGGACGCTCGAAGAAGCGCTCACACTTCAAATCCTGATTACCATTATCGTGATCGTTATAATGGTACTGAATTTGCGAACTTCGGTGCTAATTTCTGCCATGCTCCCCATCGCTGTACTCATGACCTTTATTGCCATGAAGTATTTTGGGGTGGATGCTAACATTGTGGCCCTTTCCGGGATCGCTATTGCCATTGGTACCATTGTGGATATGGGAGTCATTCTTTCTGAAAATATGCTCCGGCATTTGGAAGAGATGGGGGAAGATGAATCACTTCTGGAAGTCATATACAATGCTACTGTTGAAGTTGCCGGGGCTGTATTGACGGCCATAACCACCACCATTGTGAGTTTTCTCCCGGTCTTTACGATGATCGCTGCCGAAGGGAAACTATTCAAACCATTGGCTTACACTAAAACCTTCGCGCTGATTGCTTCCATCATCATTACAATCACACTTATCCCACCCTTTGCCCATTGGTTCTTCGGGCTGAAGATCAATAATAAGAAATTAAAACTTAGTTGGAACGGTTTGCTGGTGATCGGAGGATTCATTGCCATGTTGACTGTTTCAGGTTGGGGTGGTCTGTTGATCATGGGCTTCGGGCTCATCAATGGCGTGGGATTCTTTTTAGGCGAAGAATATCACAAACGAATTCCATTTCTCAATAATGCGCTTTCTGTAGTAGTAGTCACCTGGCTACTGACAGAATACTGGCTTCCTTTTGGGCCATCGGTCTCTTTTGCAGGTAATTTGTTTTTTATCGTTTTAGTGATCGCCCTTATTCTTGCCACCTTCTGGCTCATCATCAAATATTATCAACCCATTATTAGTTGGTGCCTGGATCATAAAAAGATTTTTCTAACCCTTCCATCCTTTTTCGTGATTTTTGGGGTGGTAATTTGGCTGGGCTTTGCAACTACCTTTGGGTTTGTAGCCAAAAGCTTTAATACGGTCGGGGTTGATATAAGCGAAACATCCGTTTGGACTTCAGCGTCCGAAGCTTTTCCAGGACTGGGTGAAGAATTTATGCCTGCCCTGGATGAAGGAGCTTTCCTTTTGATGCCTACTACGATGCCTCACGCCGGTGTAGAAGAGGCAGAAGACGTGATGCGTAAAATTGACCTGTCTGTTAACTCCATACCGGAAGTTGAAATGGTCGTTGGAAAAATGGGCCGGGCTGAATCAGCTTTGGACCCGGCACCTATCTCCATGTTCGAAAATGTGATTCAATATAAATCGGAATACAAAACGGATGAAAATGGCCGGCGGATGCGATTCGAGGTCAATGATTCAGGGGAGTTTGTAAGAGGTGAAGATGGAGAACTGATCCCGGATGAAAACGGTAAGTATTATCGCCAGTGGCGCGATCATATTCACTCCCCGGATGATATCTGGGATGAAATTGTAGCTGCCGCACGCATACCCGGAACCACCTCTGCCCCCAAACTTCAGCCTATTGAAACACGATTGATCATGTTGCAATCTGGCATGAGAGCCCCTATGGGGGTCAAAGTAAAGGGAAGTGATCTTCAAGAAATCGAAAATTTTGGTTTACAATTAGAAGATGTCCTGAAGAATGCTGAAGGCGTAAAAGCTTCATCGGTATTTGCGGAACGTATTGTTGGTAAACCCTATTTGGAAGTTCATTGGAACCGGGAACAGTTAGCCCGCTACGGGTTATCCGTTCAAGACGTGCAGCAATTTATGTCGATGGGTGTGGGTGGGATGGCAGTCTCAACCTCCGTTGAAGGGCGTGAGCGATACCCCATTCGTGTTCGTTTTGCCCGAGAGTTAAGAGATAACCCTGAGGCTTTAAATGAACTTTTGGTTCCCACCAAAACGGGTGTTCAAGTACCTCTTTCACAACTGGCTGAGATCAAATACCGCCAAGGACCACAAGCCATCAAAAGCGAAGATACGTTCCTGGTGGGTTATGTAATCTTCGATAAGTTAGATGGCTTTGCTGAAATTGAAGTGGTAGAAAATGCCAGACGTGCTATTGAAGAAAGTGTGAACTCCGGTAACATAGCGGTTCCCGCAGGTATCAATTTTGAATTCGCGGGCAACTATGAGAATCAGGTCCGAGCTGAGAAACGGCTAAGCGTTATTCTGCCTATTGCGCTGGTCATTATCTTCCTGATCATGTATTTCCAATTTCGGTCTGTGGCTACTACATCCATGATCTTCAGTAGCATTTTTGTGGCCTGGGCGGGGGGATTCCTGCTCGTCTGGCTTTACGGTCAAGGATGGTTTCTGAATTTTGATCTGTTTGGTCAAAATCTTCGGGATCTGTTTCAAATGGGAACCGTGAACTTAAGTGTGGCCGTTTGGGTAGGTTTCATCGCCTTATTTGGAATTGCAGCTGACGGAGGCGTAGTGATGGCAACCTATCTCGACCAATTGTTCGATCGCAAGAAGCCGAAGACATCGGCCGAATTACGAGAAGTAGTGATAGAGGCAAGTACACGCAGAATTCGCCCGACACTCATGACGACAGCCACCACCATCCTTGCTTTGTTACCCGTCCTAACATCCACAGGCCGAGGCTCGGATATTATGGTGCCTATGGCAATCCCGAGTGTAGGTGGCATGTTCCTGCAAATCATCACATTACTGGTTATACCGGTCCTTTATTACATGTGGAAAGAATTTAAAATGAAAAAAGAATTGTCATGAAAGAAGAAAATCGATTAAGGAACATTGAATATCCAATATTGAGCAGGATGGGAAGAAAGTCTTCAGCACTCTTTGCGAAACATCTGCA contains:
- a CDS encoding tyrosine-type recombinase/integrase, whose translation is MAFLIKRGKYYYVNFYSEDLGKKNVRKSLGTRHKDVAQKMVTELEKLESLGKINPFSKGFNPKKVLQRNTSNETTDCNTVSESIELFYKSKNHLSPATIGAYQRALGHFVELNELSDVHPTNVLSYHFENVIFKKSITSATRHYYFRHFRSWWKFLLKKNIVEKDYFPEIKKDLPRIRENTRPKMISEEELGILFKKFDDELARKKDLPEFDPNLVQHWFKPIVALYFYGGLRKHEAAYDPELSYSGLKGENLIYESKELSYISLPPTKGRKERLIPIINELKKELEVYLKVRAKISPSDYVFIYTGGNTKGQPVRGMRVYREFKRYCKEAGIPTSRTLHGMRHQAVTTWIEKGFHTAEASYMAGHSSQKVTEKYTHLTVKRLKDKMKALS
- a CDS encoding MerR family transcriptional regulator, coding for MMRENQNEKYQDITTFKIGEVARRAKVNKETVRYYEKRSLIPTPDRRRSGYRIFTQRHIDQIKFIKRAQELGFTLSEIKELLELRIDEDTTCSEIKSEAQEKYQDVVEKIEDLQRIKNTLVDLIDSCAGEGPKGDCPILKALEGENKNILGNK
- a CDS encoding efflux RND transporter permease subunit; this encodes MLNKTIRFFLENKLVAVLFLLVLVGWGLAVAPFNWNLDFLPRDRVPVDAIPNLGENQQIVYTDWEGQSPQDIEDQVTYPLTTQLLTVPGIKTVRSNSMTGLSIIYIIFEEDVDYYWSRSRILEKLNSLPAGTIPQTAKPALGPDATGLGQIFWYTLEGRDQSGEPAGGWDPQELRSIQDFYVKYGLSGAQGVAEVASIGGYVKEYQIDIDPNKLKTYGVTLPEVIDAVRKTNAETGARTIEMNNVEYLVRGIGYIENLEDLESAVVKVVDNTPIRIQDVAFVSMGPAPRRGVLDKAGAEAVGGVVVARQGANPQQVIDNIKAQIKEISAGLPVKTLEDGTESQVTIVPFYDRSTLISETLGTLEEALTLQILITIIVIVIMVLNLRTSVLISAMLPIAVLMTFIAMKYFGVDANIVALSGIAIAIGTIVDMGVILSENMLRHLEEMGEDESLLEVIYNATVEVAGAVLTAITTTIVSFLPVFTMIAAEGKLFKPLAYTKTFALIASIIITITLIPPFAHWFFGLKINNKKLKLSWNGLLVIGGFIAMLTVSGWGGLLIMGFGLINGVGFFLGEEYHKRIPFLNNALSVVVVTWLLTEYWLPFGPSVSFAGNLFFIVLVIALILATFWLIIKYYQPIISWCLDHKKIFLTLPSFFVIFGVVIWLGFATTFGFVAKSFNTVGVDISETSVWTSASEAFPGLGEEFMPALDEGAFLLMPTTMPHAGVEEAEDVMRKIDLSVNSIPEVEMVVGKMGRAESALDPAPISMFENVIQYKSEYKTDENGRRMRFEVNDSGEFVRGEDGELIPDENGKYYRQWRDHIHSPDDIWDEIVAAARIPGTTSAPKLQPIETRLIMLQSGMRAPMGVKVKGSDLQEIENFGLQLEDVLKNAEGVKASSVFAERIVGKPYLEVHWNREQLARYGLSVQDVQQFMSMGVGGMAVSTSVEGRERYPIRVRFARELRDNPEALNELLVPTKTGVQVPLSQLAEIKYRQGPQAIKSEDTFLVGYVIFDKLDGFAEIEVVENARRAIEESVNSGNIAVPAGINFEFAGNYENQVRAEKRLSVILPIALVIIFLIMYFQFRSVATTSMIFSSIFVAWAGGFLLVWLYGQGWFLNFDLFGQNLRDLFQMGTVNLSVAVWVGFIALFGIAADGGVVMATYLDQLFDRKKPKTSAELREVVIEASTRRIRPTLMTTATTILALLPVLTSTGRGSDIMVPMAIPSVGGMFLQIITLLVIPVLYYMWKEFKMKKELS